A region of Selenomonadales bacterium 4137-cl DNA encodes the following proteins:
- a CDS encoding hemolysin family protein has product METPSISTELGVIFLLIVANGFFALAEMAIVSSRPGRLEHMASQGGRGAARALKLAQEPTDMLSAIQVGITLIGIFTGAFGGATLSGHLAAWLKEAPALAGFADSVSLVLVVAGITYVSLVVGELVPKRIALNNPEPIAAFVARPITFFVTVNRPLVRLLSFSTRFVLAVFRAKPPDEPPVTEEEVKVMIGQGAQHGVFEESEREMVENIFQLSDMRAGALMTPRVQIEWLDLEDSAHQNMSIIVEGRHSCFPVARGSLDEIVGVVFTKDLLADHVAGQELDFERLAREPIYVPRSMPALKVLEAFKEEKMTIALVIDEFGGIDGLVTLNDIMEHIVGEIALGDGANDDEAVRREDGSWLLDGMMDIEDFKELFAFGELPEEERAGYQTLGGFVISFFGDIPQTGESFAWGGYRFEVMDMDRTRVDKVLVAALPPENGNDVVEYPSV; this is encoded by the coding sequence TTGGAAACGCCTTCAATAAGTACGGAGCTCGGGGTTATTTTCCTGCTGATCGTCGCGAACGGTTTTTTCGCTCTCGCGGAGATGGCGATCGTTTCTTCGCGGCCGGGGCGGCTTGAGCATATGGCTTCCCAGGGCGGGCGCGGCGCCGCGCGGGCGCTGAAGCTGGCCCAGGAGCCGACGGATATGCTATCGGCTATCCAGGTGGGCATTACCCTGATCGGTATTTTTACCGGCGCTTTCGGCGGCGCGACTCTTTCGGGGCATCTGGCGGCGTGGCTCAAGGAGGCGCCGGCGCTGGCAGGGTTCGCGGATTCGGTGAGTCTCGTACTGGTCGTCGCCGGGATTACTTATGTTTCGCTGGTTGTCGGCGAGCTTGTGCCGAAACGGATCGCGCTTAATAATCCGGAGCCGATCGCCGCTTTCGTGGCCAGGCCGATTACTTTTTTTGTGACGGTTAACCGGCCGCTGGTGCGGCTATTGAGTTTTTCGACCCGATTCGTGCTGGCGGTGTTCCGCGCCAAGCCGCCGGACGAGCCGCCGGTGACGGAGGAAGAGGTCAAGGTGATGATCGGGCAGGGGGCGCAGCACGGGGTTTTCGAGGAGAGCGAGCGGGAGATGGTGGAGAATATCTTCCAGCTTAGCGATATGCGCGCCGGGGCGCTGATGACCCCCCGGGTGCAGATCGAGTGGCTCGATCTCGAGGATTCGGCGCACCAGAATATGAGTATCATCGTCGAGGGGCGCCATTCGTGCTTCCCGGTGGCCAGGGGCAGCCTCGACGAGATCGTCGGGGTGGTGTTCACGAAGGATCTGCTGGCCGACCATGTGGCCGGCCAGGAGCTCGATTTCGAGCGGTTGGCCCGCGAGCCGATTTATGTGCCGCGCAGCATGCCGGCGCTGAAGGTGCTGGAGGCGTTCAAGGAGGAGAAGATGACCATCGCGCTCGTTATCGACGAGTTCGGCGGCATCGACGGCCTGGTGACGCTTAACGATATCATGGAGCATATCGTCGGCGAGATCGCGCTGGGCGACGGGGCGAACGACGATGAGGCGGTCCGCCGGGAGGACGGGTCGTGGCTCCTCGATGGGATGATGGATATCGAGGATTTCAAGGAGCTGTTCGCTTTCGGCGAGCTGCCGGAGGAGGAACGGGCAGGATATCAGACGCTGGGCGGGTTCGTGATTTCGTTCTTCGGCGATATTCCCCAGACGGGGGAGAGTTTCGCGTGGGGCGGCTATCGTTTCGAGGTGATGGACATGGACCGCACGCGGGTCGATAAGGTGCTGGTGGCGGCTTTGCCGCCGGAAAATGGCAACGATGTTGTCGAGTATCCCTCGGTGTAG
- a CDS encoding PilZ domain-containing protein, which translates to MKNFHVPQKIDLIVEDPDSKQRLIYSSRIEDIGAASMTIAAPYRRGAYLPPWPGRKLSIRVAADSCAYLFNANLLQTVEDPIPLWIISPPADLKKIQMRSYVRIHDVLDVKLELIEEQDGSLVIATLTKDISAGGLRVALNKPLPPGAKLKITLPLPGVGTIETLGEVIRDIPPEEPGERHAAAIEFKDIKERERGEIVKYIFRKQVERRKKEQELFG; encoded by the coding sequence ATGAAGAACTTTCACGTTCCCCAGAAAATCGATCTAATCGTCGAAGACCCGGACTCAAAGCAGCGTCTGATCTATTCCAGCCGCATCGAGGACATCGGCGCAGCCTCCATGACCATCGCCGCCCCTTACCGGCGGGGCGCATACCTCCCCCCGTGGCCGGGCCGCAAACTCAGCATCCGCGTCGCCGCCGACAGCTGCGCCTACCTCTTCAACGCCAACCTCCTCCAAACCGTCGAAGACCCCATCCCCCTGTGGATAATTTCTCCCCCCGCCGACCTCAAAAAAATCCAGATGCGCTCCTACGTCCGCATCCACGACGTCCTCGACGTCAAACTGGAGCTCATCGAAGAACAAGACGGCAGCCTCGTCATCGCCACCCTCACCAAAGACATCAGCGCCGGCGGCCTCAGGGTCGCGCTAAACAAGCCGCTGCCTCCCGGCGCCAAGCTCAAAATCACCCTCCCCCTCCCCGGCGTCGGCACCATCGAAACGCTGGGCGAAGTCATCCGCGACATCCCGCCCGAGGAACCCGGCGAACGGCATGCCGCCGCCATCGAATTCAAAGACATCAAAGAACGCGAACGCGGCGAAATCGTCAAATACATCTTCAGAAAGCAAGTCGAAAGACGCAAAAAAGAACAGGAACTGTTCGGCTAA